The window GTGCTTGCCCAGCAAGAATAAAACAACACTGGAAAATACACCCATTACCATTTGAACAACAATAACCGCCAAAGGTTGAATCCCTGCCAACCGGTAAACCAGGGCGATTAAAAAGGAGTAAAAGGGCGAATCGGTATACACGCCGGTTCCTAAAATTTCCCCTCCGAGAATGGATTTTGCCCATTGGTGATAATGATCTGAAGTGCCGATCGGCTGAAAAAAAAGATCATTTGAAAAGACCTGCCGAAAAAAGAAGAGTTGAACCGCCAAACTCACAAACACCACGGCACCCAGCAGCCAAATATCCCTGCGGCCAACTTGTGGTTTCATTCGCGATAAAAACTGTATCATTCTATTTTCTAACATTAAACCATTCCCTGCCGGTTACCAGTGATAGGAAATTTCCACGCGCCCACCGCCGGGTAGCCAGGCAACCGAAACGCCCATGGCGTCTTGCCGGTCGACCAAGTAACCTTCATTTCCTGTAATATAAATTTGTTCTTCAAAATAGGAGGTCAGGATTGTGGCCGCAGCCCAGGCAGTAAAAAAACCGCCGGCTTCCCACCAGTTTTGATTAATGGCCTGACCAACACCGGGAACCATTGATGCCATACCGGTCCACATCGCAGCGGTCCGGTCGTGGTTTTGGGCATACTGTTTGTTCGTGGCATGCAGCATGGCGTAAGTCATGATGCCGTTACGGAGTAATAGTGAAGAAAAATAAAGCGGCATAAACGATTCAGCACCGGTTTGCTTCTTCCGGGTAAATTCCAGTTGGCGGACTGTTCCAAATGACACGGTGGCGGCCAGGAGCAGCAAACTGCCTTGAAGATAATCCTGATTGATCATCTGCCCGGCACCGGGGAGCAAAGAGGCGGCACCAATCCAATAGGCCTCTTGATCCTCGCGTCCCCGGTCCATCGCAGTCAGCATGGCTTCACAGGTTGCATAGCGCTTGAGTAAAAAAAACGTCCCTTCGTGCAACAGACGCAAGTCCTGCATCTGTTCCTGCAAAAAGCTTTCTTGATCCACCGACGGAAAGTGATCTCCCTCACCATAAAACCCACTCTCTGCGTATGCGTGGTTTCCGGCACTTGCCGAAAAGGTGATGAAGATAACCGCAAACAACAGTATGTGTTTATAAAATCGCATGTTCATCTCCTGATGACGATGTCACGAAGGGATTATTGATTTTCTCAAAACCAATGGTGGTTTCAGGACCATGACCTGGTAAAACCCGGACAGTATCCGGCAACTTAAATAATTTTTTCTGAATACTGTCGATAATCCGCGCAGCGTCTCCCCCCGGTAAATCCGTACGCCCGATGGATCGTGCAAATAATGTATCACCGGAAAACAGCAAATCGCCGTGATGCAGGCAAATTGACCCGGGTGAATGCCCCGGCGTCTCGATGACGGAAAAAACCGTCTCGCCCAGCGTAATCGCGTCTCCCGCTTGCAGATAACGGTCCGCCGGTGGAGAGATAATTTCCAAACCCAATCCTTTTGAAAGATTCGCAGAGGCATCTGTAAGCATTTTTTTATCTGCATAATGGATCATCAATGCCGCAGCTGTTTTCATTTTAAAAAATGCATTGGCTCCAATATGATCGGCATGCCCGTGTGTATTAATGATTGCCGTCAGATGAAGTCCCACCGCTTGCAAAACATCCCAAAGCTGCGGATCATCACCACCCGGATCAACAATCAGGGCCTGCCGGGAATCGGTTTCCCAACAAAGATAACAGTTGGTGGCAAGCAGCCCTACTTCAAACGCCCGTATTTGCAAGGCTCCCATTACGTCCCAAAACTCCGCACAGCATCTTCCACTGCATCAAATGTGGAAAGGACATTAAAAAATTCGAGCAGTTTGAAAATATCATCTACTTCCGGTGTCAGACAGGCTAATTTCAGATCACCGCCCTGACGGCGAAGCTCCTTGAGCTCACCAATAAAAATACCCCAACCGGCACTGCTGATATAATCCACCCGGCTCAAATCCATAATCACTTTGAATTGCTTTTTGGCGATCACATCCTCCAGCGCCCGGCTGACCGAACGGGACGTATCCGTGTCAATCAACCCGGTAACACGAATAATGGCAATCTCTAAATTGGCGCCTTCGTAATCAATATTAATTTGAACACCGTGATCCATTGTTTCCCCCCTTCAAAACTGCTTTGTGCCTTATTGTTGTTCCGCCTCGATGGCCGATTGCATGTTTAGTTTCCGTAAATTTTCATACTCTATTACCAGGGTGTTTAAAATAGTTGTCTGCTCCGAAGCTTCATTTCCCATCCCGGACAGCATGTGTGTGCATTCCTGCAGTACGTTATCCAGCCGCTCCAGGAGCTTATTCATGAGGTGGCTGTCATTGCTGGACTCAACGGTAATGTCCTTGATACGCCCCACAACT of the bacterium genome contains:
- a CDS encoding MBL fold metallo-hydrolase — its product is MQIRAFEVGLLATNCYLCWETDSRQALIVDPGGDDPQLWDVLQAVGLHLTAIINTHGHADHIGANAFFKMKTAAALMIHYADKKMLTDASANLSKGLGLEIISPPADRYLQAGDAITLGETVFSVIETPGHSPGSICLHHGDLLFSGDTLFARSIGRTDLPGGDAARIIDSIQKKLFKLPDTVRVLPGHGPETTIGFEKINNPFVTSSSGDEHAIL
- a CDS encoding STAS domain-containing protein — translated: MDHGVQINIDYEGANLEIAIIRVTGLIDTDTSRSVSRALEDVIAKKQFKVIMDLSRVDYISSAGWGIFIGELKELRRQGGDLKLACLTPEVDDIFKLLEFFNVLSTFDAVEDAVRSFGT